One Mauremys mutica isolate MM-2020 ecotype Southern unplaced genomic scaffold, ASM2049712v1 Super-Scaffold_339, whole genome shotgun sequence genomic region harbors:
- the NECTIN2 gene encoding nectin-2 isoform X2, whose product MGSPGSLVFWSLLSVVLTQRVKVRNEVTGYVGDEAMLQCLFPASSPDIKVSQVTWMKEMGSKKQNVAVYLPDHKPNFPLDNSGRIRFLNVSLQDATLIIQPLRMSDEGTYVCEFATYPHGNEDGVTTLSILARPTNTAESRKVVVGNTTIPVAVCTSANGKPPAHIKWIANLPGIYNASEVTNGDGTVTVTSQFNMVPTAALDQQQITCVISQRTLAVPENIPVTLSVLYPPQVTIDGYDDNWYVSRSEAVLRCAAKGNPKPTHYSWSTPSGSLPSTVQVQGDRLVVQSVDVAVNTTFICQVTNSVGTTRVEQTVLVREHPMMLQSSAGAVAGGLVGGILALALLGALVFFLLRRRRARPPVKGAYDPTTRVFGNGAAPPPNLIYRPNSELDRPLRATPGEGAPGEWPGPYSYPGQRHEEEEERLDEVGPMVRLSAHPGQGAPSGYEDDDMESQHDGSIISKTAVYV is encoded by the exons ATGGGCTCGCCCGGCAGCCTTGTCTTCTGGAGCCTGCTGAGCG tggTGCTGACCCAGCGGGTGAAGGTCCGGAATGAGGTCACGGGCTACGTGGGCGATGAGGCCATGCTGCagtgcctcttccccgcctccagCCCCGACATCAaggtcagccaggttacctggatGAAGGAGATGGGCAGCAAGAAGCAGAACGTGGCTGTCTACCTCCCGGACCACAAGCCCAACTTCCCCTTGGACAACAGCGGCAGGATCCGGTTTCTGAACGTCTCCCTGCAGGACGCCACGCTGATCATCCAGCCCTTGCGCATGAGTGACGAGGGGACCTACGTCTGTGAATTCGCCACCTACCCTCATGGCAACGAGGACGGGGTCACCACGCTCAGCATCCTGG ccaggcccaccaACACGGCAGAGTCGCGGAAGGTGGTGGTGGGTAACACCACGATCCCGGTGGCTGTCTGCACCTCAGCCAACGGCAAACCCCCCGCCCACATCAAGTGGATCGCCAACCTCCCCGGCATCTACAATGCCTCCGAGGTGACCAACGGAGACGGCACCGTCACCGTCACCAGCCAGTTCAACATGGTGCCCACGGCGGCGTTAGACCAGCAGCAAATCACCTGCGTCATCAGCCAGAGGACACTGGCTGTGCCGGAGAACATCCCTGTCACGCTGTCTGTGCTGT ACCCGCCACAAGTCACTATTGATGGCTATGATGACAACTGGTACGTGAGCCGGAGTGAGGCCGTGCTGAGATGCGCCGCCAAAGGGAACCCCAAACCCACCCATTACTCCTGGAGCAC ccccagtgggTCACTGCCCTCCACGGTGCAGGTACAGGGCGACCGGCTGGTGGTGCAGTCAGTGGATGTGGCGGTGAACACGACCTTCATCTGCCAGGTCACTAATAGTGTGGGGACGACACGGGTCGAGCAGACCGTCCTGGTGCGAG AGCACCCCATGATGCTGCAGAGCAGCGCCGGAGCCGTTGCTGGGGGTCTCGTCGGGGGTATCCTGGCCCTCGCCCTGCTCGGGGCTCTGGTATTCTTCCTGCTCCGCCGGCGTCGCGCCCGACCCCCTGTCAAGGGTGCCTATGACCCCACCACCCGCGTCTTTGGCAATGGGGCTGCTCCGCCCCCCAACTTAATCTACCGCCCCAACTCGGAGCTGGACCGGCCCCTCAGGGCCACGCCGGGTGAGGGGGCCCCCGGGGAGTGGCCCGGCCCCTACAGCTACCCCGGCCAGCggcacgaggaggaggaggagcggctTGACGAGGTGGGGCCCATGGTGCGGCTCAGCGCCCACCCCGGGCAGGGCGCTCCGAGCGGCTACGAGGACGACGACATGGAGTCACAGCACGACGGGTCCATCATCTCCAAGACGGCTGTCTACGTGTGA